The genomic stretch TGGAGCAGTACGCCATGGGGCGGACCCAGCGGGAAATCCGCTCCCTCTTTCGCACGGCGCCCAAGGTGGCCACGCTCGTGGATGCCGAGGGTCAGGAGCGCGAAGTCGCGGTGGACGAACTGCGAACCGGGCAGCGGCTGTTGGTCAAACCGGGCGCGCAATTTCCGGTGGACGCTGAAATTGTCAAAGGTAAAACCGCCAGTGATGAATCCAATCTCACCGGCGAAGCGACGCCGGTGGAGAAAACGCTGGGCGACACCGTGCTCGCGGGCACCATCAATCTCTGGGGCGTTGTGGAAATCCTGGTCCTCCGGCCGGCCCAGGAAAGTTCGCTGCACAAAGTCATCCGGCTCATTCATGAGGCCCAGCATCTCAAAGCCCCGGCTCAGCGGTTCACGGACAAATTCGGCACCGGTTACACCTACGCCATCCTCGGGCTGGCGCTGGGAATGTTCTTTTTCTGGTGGCTGGTGATGAATTTGCCGCCGTTCACTTCCACGGATACGGTCCGCAGCGCGTTTTACCGCGCCATGACCCTGCTCGTCGTCGCCTCGCCGTGTGCGCTGGTGCTCTCCATACCCTCGGCGGTGCTGGCGGCCATCGCCTGGGGGGCCAAGCGCGGCATCCTCTTTCGCGGGGGCGCGGCGGTGGAAAAACTTTCCGAAGTCAGCGTGGTGGCCCTCGATAAAACCGGCACACTCACGACGGGCGAACTGCAGGTGGAAACCGTGGAAAGTTTCCCGCCGGGACGCGAGGCCGAAATCGCCCGGCTGGCTTTTTCCATCGAACGCCTCTCCACGCATCCGCTGGCCCGGGCCATTACCCGGCATGGCAAACAGCAGCGTTTGGTTCCGGTTGAATTCGATCACTTCGAGTCGGTGACGGGCCTGGGCATCCAAGCCGATCTTGGCCCACGGAAAATCTTCCTGGGGCGCCGTGAGTGGCTGGCGGAGGTTTTGAAACAGGATTCCCGTTGGGCCGTGTTGACCGAGAGCGTCACCACCGCCCAACCGGGCCTCTCCGAAGTGTGGGTGGGCGATGGCGATTTGCTCGGCCGGCTGCTGCTGCGTGACGACATCCGTCCGCAGTCCGGCCCGGTGCTCGAAACGTTGCGAAAGTTGGGCGTGCATTGCGTCGTCTTGACCGGCGACCGGCCCGCCTCGGCCCAGGCCTTGCAGCGCAAGCTTGGTTTGTCCGATGTCCGCGCCGAACTGAAACCGGAACAGAAGGTGGAAGCGATTCGCGGTTTCATGGCCGAGGGCAAACGGGTGGCCATGGTGGGCGATGGGGTAAATGACGCACCCAGTCTGGCGGTTGCCCATGTGGGCGTGGCGATGGGGGCGCGCGGCGCGGATGCCGCCCTGGAGCAGGCGAAAATCGTGCTGATGCACGACCGGTTGGAAAACTTCGTGGCCGCGTTTCGGCTGAGCCAGAACGCCCGGCGGGTCATCCGCCAAAACCTGTTCGTCTCGCTCGGAACGGTGGCTGTGCTCGTCGGCTTCGCCATCTTTGGGAAAATCCCGCTCACCGTTGGCGTGCTGGGCCATGAAGGGAGCACGGTGATCGTCGTCCTGAACAGTCTCCGGTTGCTGTTTATGAAGGTGGAAACAACCCCGCTGACAACCAGCAAACCAGCGGAAAATGAAGTATGAACACAACCTTCCATAAAGAATCCACACCCCGCGGCGGGTTTGCCTCTGGCACGTTCCTCATTTGGGATCTCCCCACCCGTCTGTTTCACTGGCTGCTCACCGCAGGCTTCATCGCCGCCGCCCTGCTGGCGTTCTTGAGCGGTGAAAAAAGCCGCCTGTTCCCTTACCACGCCGTTATCGGGCTTGCGCTCACGCTGTTGGTGGTGCTCCGCATGATCTGGGGGCTCATGGGCACACGGTACGCCCGCTTCACCGCCTTTCTCTTCGGACCGCGCGCCGTCCTGGTTTACCTGAAGGAAGCCTTCACCGGTGGCGGCTTGCGGCACCTCGGGCATACCCCGGGTTCCGCCTATGCCATCTTCGCGATGCTCGCGCTGATGCTGGGGATCTCCATCACCGGGATCCTGTTGTCCCGAGGACACGAGGCATTCAAAGAGGCTCACGAAGTGATGTCCTTCGCCATGATTGCGGTCGTTGTGGCTCACGTGATCGGCGTGGCCTTCCACTCGATCCGCCACCGCGAGAACATCACCCTGAGCATGGTCAACGGGCGGAAGGTGTGTGACCCCGCGCACGGGATCGCGGCGGCCCGTCCCATTGTCGCTATTGTATTCCTCGGGTTGCTCAGCGCATGGACGTTCGGGGTGGTGAAAAACTACGACGCAACCACCAAAACCACCACGCTCCCGCTCTTCGGCGCCAGCCTGCAGCTTGGCGAAAGCGGAACCACTGGGAAGCAAGGGAAACATCCAGGCGGGCACGAGCGAAAGCAGGACCACGATTGACCGCATTAATTGCTTCACAGGATGGAACCACCATCCTAGCATTAGCTCATGCGATTCTTGCATCTAAAATTGCTCTGCCCGCTCATGGTAGTCATCGGTTTGGCTGCCGGCAGCGGCATCGCCGCTACCGCCAATTTCGATCACGCAAAGCCGGGCGAATTTCCCGCCGGCTGGATGGCTTGGCTCGCCGGTGCGGGTGAGTCGAAATGGTCGGTGCAGCAGGATGACACCGCTCCCAGCCGCCCCAACGTGCTCAAACAATCCGGCTGGACGCCTAAACCCAGTTTCCCGCTCTGCGTCAACACCAACGCCACGCTCCAAGACGGTTTCGTAGAGGTGAAGTTCAAGCCTGTGAGCGGCACCAACGACCAGGCCGCCGGGCTGGTTTGGCGTTGCCAGGACGCGGAGAATTACTACGTGGCGCGTGCCAACGCGCTGGAAGACAATGTCGTGCTGTACAAAGTCGCGCAGGGGCGGCGCAAGGCCCTCGACATCGTGGGCCGAACCGGCGGCTATGGCGTGAATGCAAAGGTGCCAGCGCAAACCTGGAGCACGCTGCGCGTTCATTTCGCTGGAAACCGCTTCACGGTCCTTTTGAATGGCAAGGAACTCTTTGCGGTTGAGGACGCCACTTTCCCAAACGTCGGCCTGGTGGGCCTCTGGACCAAGGCCGACAGCGTTGTCCTCTTTGATGATTTCCAGTATGGGGAAGCTCCCCGATAACGGGTTGCTTCCGATCACACATGCTTATGGAAAAACACTCCCCATGAAAAGAAACATCCTGACCAAGCCAATGCCCTTTTTGGCTTTTGCCCTCATGCTCGGCCTGTGCGTCGGTTGGGCCGGCTGCGGCAAGCGCCCGACTCCGCCACCAGCGGCGACCAAGCTGCGGGTGCTCTGTGGCAGTTCCATGGCCGCGCCCGTGCAGGAACTCGTCAAGCAATTCGCCGCCGCCCATCCGGCGCAACCCGAGTTGGACCTGGGCGGTTCGGAGACCCTGTTGCCAAAAATTCTCGCGGGAACGCGCGCCGACCTCTTCGTCTGTCATGACCCGTTCGAGGAAAAACTGAAAGCCGCGGGGCGGTGGACCAACACAGTGGTGGTGGGCTACCTTGAACCGGTGCTGGCGGTTCGCCCCGGCAATCCCAAAGGCATTCGCGGTCTCGCTGATCTGGCCAAACCGGGCCTGAAAATCGGCCTCGGCGATCCGCGCTACTCCACCTGTGGCGAATTGTTCGTCAACGCGCTCCGCGCGCGGGGGCTTCAGGACCGAGTGCTGGCCAATGTCATGCTTCAAGCGCGCAGTCATGCCGAGGTGGCCAATGGTTTGGTGGTTGGACCGCTGGATGCGGTGGTGGTGTGGAACTTTGTCGTCGGCTTGTATCCGGGCAAACTGGAAGTCGTCCCGACCGGTATCACGTATCCGGCCACCCGCGTCACCGTGATTGGGTTGACGAGTAGTGATAATCCCGCACTTCGCGACGCCTTCCTCGCTTGGTGCCGGCAGTCCATGGTTCAGGAAACGTTTCGCCGTTACGGTTATACACGCGAAAAGGAGTAACGCTCTCTTAATCACCAGTGTACCTTTTCAACCAAAGATAAACATGAAAACCACCCTGACCGTTCTCATCACCACCGCGCTCTATGCCACCCTCCGCTATAACATCTTCAAAGGCGTCGCCTGGAGTGAATGGCCGGTGTACGTGCTGAACAAGGTGTTCGCGCTCTCCGCCCTCTTGCTCCTCATGCTTTACGCCCTCCAAGCCCGCCGCAACCAGGACGCAACCGCCGAACGATTGCTGCCTGCGGCCTGGCTGCTCATGCTGCTCCATGCAGGGCTTTCGCTCGTCATCCTGACGCCCTCCTATTACCCGAAATATTTCCAGGTCGGCAAACTCACCTGGCAGGGCGCGTGGTCCATGATGCTGGGCGTGGCGGCGGCCGTGTGGCTGCACCAGGTTTGCCGGGCCTGCGGACTCAAGCAAGCCAAGGGCCTACTCATGAAAATGGGCGTCCTCGCCTTCCTCTCCGGGGTGCATGCCATGCTGCTTGGCTACGCCGGTTGGTTTCAACCTTCGACGTGGCCGGGGCACCTGATTCCCATCACCCTCATCTCGTTCGCGGCGGGCGCGGTGGCGCTGGCCGCCGCCCTCTGGCCGCAAAACAAAACCCGCCCGGCGGTGGTTTGCTGATCCCGGACCATTTTCAATATGGGATGTATTCCCAACTGTTTTGCCTCGGTCCTTTTGGCGGAACTCTACGCCAAGGGCTCGCTCAGCTTTGGCGCCCTGGTGTCTGGTTTGTGCGCGGGCGGTGGACTCGGCATGCGGTCCTGTTCAAGGAGAACCCGTCTTTCAAAGACACGCTGCGCCTTATCGGGCTGCTGCTGGCGATCAGCATTGTGTCCGGCATTATCATACAGATTACCGGATTTCTCTGAGGAAAGTGGGGCTGGACGCCGAAACCGCGGAGCGGTAGGGTACGTGTGTTAAAAGAAAATAAACGAACGAATAAAAATAACGGATCAAATTTTTTATGAAACCGGGAAAACCAATGATTAAAATGTGTTATGCGGTCCAACCAATGGGGGCCACTTCTCCCAACCTCACGCCATGAAGAGTCTGCTCGCCATGATCGTTGGTGGCAAGGTCCTCGCCACCTTTCTGTTGTTCGCGGCCGCCGCCGTTCTGGTGCTGGTCGTGATTCCGGTCGGGTTGGGCATTTTCTCCCTTGAACTGGAGCGCCTCAAACGTGGGTTGCGTCGCGCGTTGGCATTCTTGTCGCACGCTAAGCCACGATGAAATTCCCTCGCCATTTGCTGGATAATAACCGCACCTGGGCCAACCGGATTCGAACCGAAGATCCAGCGTTCTTTCAGAACCTGTCCCGCCAGCAGGCACCGCAGTATTTTTGGATTGGCTGTAGCGACAGCCGTGTGCCGGCCAACCAAATCACCGGGTTGCTGCCCGGCGAGATGTTCGTTCATCGCAACGTCGCCAATGTGGTTCCGCCGGCTGATCTCAATTGCCTTTCGGCCTTGCAATTTGCCGTGGACGTACTCCAAGTACGGCACGTCATTGTGTGCGGCCACTACGGTTGCGCGGGCGTGCGAGCCGTGTTGAATGGCGACCGGCTTGGGTTGGTGGATAACTGGCTTCAGAACGTGGCGGACGTACGCCAAAAGCACGCGTCGCAATTGGATGCCTTGACGGAGGCGGGGCGGCAATTTGACCGGCTTTGCGAACTTAATGTCATTGAGCAGGTGGCTAACGTATGCGCAACTACCAGTGTTCAGGACGCCTGGGCACGCGGGCAACCGCTGGCCGTGATCGGGTGGATTTACGCCGTAAGCGATGGCCTGTTGCGTGACCTCGGCCTGTGCATCACTGGCCGTCAAGAGCTTATGCCCGCCTACCAATCAGCAATTGGCGGACACCGGCTTCTGCCGCCCCAATCAGTGGCATCAGCGGCGCTGACCGATCGCCGGTAACTCCTGCCGGTCATTTCTCTTGTTGTCACCCTCTGCGAATATCAGGCATAATCGCTGCATGTCATCCTATCTATTTCGCGTTTGGGTCGTGGCCGGTTTGCTGATTACGGGCTTGCTTGCGACCGGATTACGAGCGGCCCCGCTGCCCGATCTGGCCATTCAACTCGGCACCAACAATCAAGGCGTCGGGCTTGAGGTTCCGTCCGAAGGCGATGGGGCGAATGTACCCATCGTAATCCAAGGGCACCCGGCGCGGCGCATCCAGGGCGGGCGCGCATTGTACCTTTACGTCAAAATCAAACATCCCGCATACACCAAGGGCCCGGTGGACGCTTATGTGACGGTGGAGTTTTTCGATGATACGCTGGGCAAGATCGGGTTGCAGTATGACAAGGAGGCCCCGGAACCAACGACCAGCACCAAATACACCGGCGCCGGGCAATCCGTCATCCTCACCGGGTCGGGGCAATGGCGTACGGGCTACTTTTTCCTGCCAGCGTTGCGGTTGGGGCATGGGCAGAATAACGGCGCGGATTTTCGGTTATCCTCCGGGGGGCTGGCGGTGCGGCGGATCGCGGTATCGCCGAATAAGCCCGCCGGGTTTGACCCGGATGCGCCGATAGATCCCGAGTCGTTGCGGCATCTGGCGGTGAAGCGTCCGGCGGGTATGGAGGTGACGTTTGGCAATGATGCTACCCCGGGTGAGGCGGCCCTGTTCAAGGCACTGACGGTTTCCAGCGTGGAGAGTTATGTGGATTGGGCGGGCGTAGAGCCGCGCGAGAACACCTGGGATTGGAGCAAGTGGGACAAGCAGGTGGCCACGTTGAAAGCGGCCGGGCTCAAGTGGGTGCCGTTTATTCTCGCCGGGCCGGCATACGCCACACCGCTGTGGTTTCAATCGGGGCCGGACTCGCAGTATTACCGCTGCCTGGAGCACGGCAAGGACAGCAAGGTCCAGAGTATTTTCAACTCGCGTTGGCGTCCGCACGTCGAACGGTTCATCAAGGCGCTGGCGGATCGCTACCGCGATGGCGGCGTGATTGAATCGTTGCTGCTGGGCATCACGGGGATTTATGGCGAAAGCATTTACCCCGCCGGGCCGGAGGGCGGCTGGACCGCCCGGCTGACCGGGGATTACCACAATCATCAGGGTTGGTGGGCCGGGGACGTCCATGCCAGCGCCGCGTTTCGCGAGGCCATGCGCAAACGGTATGGGAACATCGCGGCCTTGAACCAGGCGTGGAAAACCAGTCACCCCGCGTTTGACCAGGTGGCGACGTTCCTGCCGGACAAAGCACCCTCGGATCGGGCGCGTGCGGATTTCGTGGAATGGTACCAGGCAGCCATGACGGAGTGGTCCGTGTTCTGGGTGAAAACCACCCGCAAATATTTCCCGAAAACGGAAATCTACCTGTGTACCGGCGGGAATGGGGACCCGATCTTGGGCGCGGATTTCACCGCGCAGACCGCCGCCATCGCCGGCGAGGAGGCGGGGGTGCGCATCACCAACGAGGGCAGCGATTATGCGCACAATTTTGCCATCACGCGCGAGGTGGCCACGGCCACGCGCCTGTACAAGACCTTTTGTGGATTTGAGCCCGCCTCGCACGTGAGCGAGACCGGGGTGGTCGCCCGCATTTACAACGCCACCGCCTCCGGCGCGCGCCAGTTGCACTACTACGAGAACAACGTGTTGAGCACGCCGCTGGCCATGCAGAACTTCCGCACCAACGTCGGCTGGATCGTCCTCCGGCAACCTCGCTTGGACACGGCCATTTACGTGCCGCGTGAATCGTGGGCGCTGGAGCGTGTGTCACTGCAACGCTTTTACGAACTCGCGCCGTTCTTGCGCGATGTCACCGACCTGGATTTCCTGACGCGCCGTACCGTGAACGATGGCTTTTTACGCGGCTGTCGCATGCTGATCCTGCCGCCTTGCCCCGTGTTGGAACCCGATGTGGCGGAGAAAATCGCCGCCTGGGTACGGCAGGGAGGAACACTGGTGGCGATCACCAGCGGGGATGGGGAATTGGGTGCGCGCCTGTATGACTTGGAAACGTGGCGCAGTCAGCTATTTGTCGCCGCCCCGGCGATCCGCTCGGCCTTGTTGAAACCGGCACTCGCAGGAACCGCGCCAGCCCACTGGCAACTCGAATTGGGCCGGAACGATGATGGTCAATGGTTATTCGGCGACTGGCAGGGCCAGGAAATGGGGCGCGAATGGCAGCAAATTCCGGATGCCCGCAAGCGTTGGACGGGTTCGCGTCCGGGCGTGCTGCTGCCCACCGTGAGCGGTGCTGCCTACACCCTGCGGCTGGCGGCCTCGGTGCCGCGATACGTGACCGCCAAGGGACCGGTGCAGGTGTACGTGAACGGGCAACTGGTCGGCCAGATTGAGAAGGAGGGTCAAAAAGAGTTTACGTTTGCCGTGGGTGCGAGCGTGGTGGGCACCGAACCATTGGCCCGTTTGGAGTTGAGCCTGAACACGTGGAAACCCTCTGCGCTTGGGCAAGGCACGGACAATCGCGATCTCGGCATCGCAGTGCGCCAGATTTCCTGGGTGCGGGCGGGTGCGGAAACTCAGCCAGCGGGGAAAGCGCAGCTCAAGCAGGTGCTGGACCTGAATGGCTTGGCGGCCTTGACGCGCAAGGTGGGCAGTGGCCAAACGATTCTGCTTTCCGGCAGCGCGGGAGAGCGCGATCTGGTGGCGCGGGTGGTGGCACACTGCCTACCCAATTGCCCGGATGGCAAGGTGGATGGCCGATATAGGACGCTGACCGCGGAAGGCGAGTTGTGGTATGACGCCAAAGCAGGGAAAATCCAGAGCCGGTAACGGGTAGTGCATGAGCACAGCGGGTATGGATAGTCGGAACAACCGCCTGAAGGCGGAACTCCGCGCCTGAAATCAGTCGCGCGTCATGCTGCGCAGGTGGTCTTCCACTTTTTGACGCCAGACCTCGCGCTCCGTTTCCGGCAGGTCACGCGGGACACTAATGGGTTTGCCCACCTCGATATTGCAACAGGCAAAAGGCCATGGAATCTGGAAGCGGTCCCAACTTTTCGCCTGCCATTTCCAGTTCAAGTGATAGACCACTGGGATAATCGGCCGTCCGGTCAATTGCGCCAGCGCAATCACCCCTTCCTGCACATGATAACACGGCCCGCGCGGGCCGTCCGGGGTGACGGCCAGATCGAGGCCCTGTTTGGCATACGAGGTCATTTCCAGCAGCGCCTGCGGCCCGCGTCGGCTGCTCGACCCGCGCACCGGTTGCACGCGGAACAACTCCAGCACCCGCGCCAGCAGACCGCCATCCCGGGAGGCGCTGACAAGTGCGGCCATGCGGCGCTCCGGTTGCCGGCGTTGCACATAAATCCGGTACAGTTCCAGGCATAACCCCAGCCGGTTATGCCAGATGCAAAAGAGCAGCGGCTCCGGATGCGCGTCGGGATTGGTAAAACACTGACTGCGGTCATGGATGCGGAACCGGATGGTGAAACTCAGGCATTTGATGACCAGCCAGATCAGCCGCGCCGCCAGCCGCCCGTGCCATTTGGCTTGCTGCGGCACGATGATGCGGGCGGGGCGACGTTTGGTTTCGGTGGCGGGCGGTTGTTCCATGAGCGCGGATGCTGAATCGAAATTATTTCCCCTTTTTCAAACTCGCCCGCACCAGGTCTTCCACCGGGGCTTGCGGTCCCAGCAGTGCCTGCACGCCCCGCACCGTATCAAACGCCTCGGCCTGTTTGTAGCCCAGTTGCACCAGCGCAGCCACCGCGTCGGAGAGATGTTTATCGGTGGCGGAGAGGGTTCGCTGATCGCTGCTGGCCTCCCACGCGGCGGACGGCCCGACTTTGTCGCGCAGTTCCACCACGATGCGTTCGGCGGTCTTTTTGCCCACGCCGGAAATTTGCGAGAGCGCTTTGATATCGCTGTTGGCCACTGCGCCGCGAAAGGTGGTCACCGTCATGCCGCTCAGGACGCTGAGGGCCATCTTGGGACCTATCCCGCTGACGGTGTTGATGAGCAGCCGGAACAAATCCCGTTCCGCCGTGCTCATGAAGCCATACAGCAAATGGGCATCCTCGCGCACAACCAGGTGCGTGAGCAGTTTCACCTCGCTGCCCGGCGCGGGCAGCCGGTCGAATGACGACAGCGGGATCAGCACCTCATAACCCACGCCGTGGACGTCCACAGTCACCTGTGTGGGCAGGGACTCGACCAATTTACCGTGAAGGAAGGTAATCATAGTTTAAATTTGTTTCGGCGTGTTCAGGCTGAAACGCCCGGTTTCCTGCGCGTAGGTGAGCGCCAGCGCCAGCGCGTCGGCGGCATCGGGTGCCGGGAGCGCCTCCAGGCGCAGCAGCCGCTGCACCATTTTAGCGACGGCTAATTTCTGTGCCCCGCCATGCCCGACCATCGCCTGCTTCACTTTGCGCGTCGCCAGCTCATAGATTTCCAGCCCGGCTTCGGCCATGACCGCCATGCCCGCCCCCCGCGCCTCTCCCATCACGATGGCCGTCTTCAAATTCTGGGCAAAAAACAACCCCTCCACCGCACAGACCGTGGGATGATGCTGTTGAATGATGTCGCGCAGACGTTGCATGATCTGCAGTAGGCAGCGCGAATGCGGCCAGTCACTCGGGCAGGTGATGGTGCCGTGCGCCAAGGCCACAGGATGCGGCTGGCTCATCCGGACGACTCCATAGCCGGTCCCGCGTAACGACGGGTCCACGCCCAAGATCACTTGGTTGCTCGCCCGCGCGGGCATCCGGGCGGCTGGGGTGGCGGCGAGCACGGGCTCGGCCACGCGCCGCTTGCCGCTGACCCGCCGCTCCAGTTCTGCCAATTGTTTCGGGGTAATGGCCACGCCCCCAGTGTGCCAAACTGCCGCCATAAGCAAAGGATTTTTACGGAAGGAATTCCGCGCTCCATCAGGGCCGGCTTCCCACCAGCACGCATCGGAATCCGGCATTCGCTCCCCGCAGCGATTGCGTGCCGGGCGTGCGAGCGGCGGACAGGAGGTGGTTGGGGACGACGCTGTCCCAAGCACCCCCGCGCAAGACCCGGAAACCGCTTTGCCCGTCAAAAAAATCCTCACACCATTCACACACGTTGCCACTGAGGTCGTATAACCCGAATTGGTTGGTTTTGAAACTGCCTACCGGGGCGGTGGTCGCAAACCCATCGTCATAGCCTTTGATGATGGGCCAGTCGCTGAACTTACGTTTGGCGCTAACATCTGCGTAATTTCCCGCCCCATACGGCGGTGGCCAGCCAGTGCCCCACGGATAAACATCTTTCAATTTGCCATCCTTGTCCTTGGGCGTGGCACCCCGTTCGCGCTCGCCAAGGCCGATGGCATAACTCCACTCGGCGTCCGTGGGCAACCGGTATTCTTGCCCGGCCTCCAGGATGCCCTCGCGCGTTTCTTTTTCCGTAAGCCATCGGCAGAAGGCCTTGGCATCATCCCAACTCACCATCGTCACCGGATGGTTGGTGCCGTTGCTGACCAGCGTGCCTTCAAATTCCACCTTGCGCCAGGAATCATCCACGCCCGGCATGGCGCCGGCGTAGGCGCGATAATCCATGACCCGCGTTTCCCAGATGCAACCAATCACCTTGGTGCCCGGCACAGGCACGAACGCCATGCCCAGCGTGTTGGTCCATGAGCGGTTGGCTCTGGGGAAAGGGCTCGCGGCATCCAGTTCCCCTTTTAGCGCTTTGGCCATGGGATCAGCCACGTCCATTTGCGCCGCCGTCTCTGCCAGGCGATACGCCTCCGCCCATTGTTTCCGGGCTGCCGCCAGCCGCGCTTTTTCCAGCGTGCTGGCAAACAATGCCCGCTTTTCAAAACTGGCTTTCAGGTTCTTGGCCTCGGCGTGATCCGGCTGCAACTCGATCACCACGTTAATTTGTTTCAACGCCTCGGCCCACTGACCGGATTGCGCGGCCAATCGCGCCGCCGTCAGGGCTTTCTCCAACGCTTGTTTTACGCCCGCCGCCGTCTGGCGGCCCAAGTCCTCGGCGACCGTCTGGTTGGTCCATCCGGACGCACTGGCTTTTTGCAAGTGCCGACCCACCGCTTGGTAATCGCCTTGGGCCAGGGCGGCTTCCGCCGCCTTGACTGCGGAGGAATACGTAGTTTGTTTTTCGGTCCATTCAATCTCCTGGGCCAGGGTTCCGGTGTCGCGTCCGGGGGGTGCCTGCAATGTCTCTGCCCGGTGAAGTGCTTGGCGCGCCTCATTGAATTGGCCGGCTTTTAGCGCCTGCCGACAATCTGCGAGCGCGGCGTCAAATTTTGCGGTCCATTCGCTGGTGATATTGGCCACGACCGTTTTTGCATCGGCTCCGGTTTCCCCGCCCAATACCAGCGCGGCTCGCGCCCGCTGCATCGCCGCCTGATACCGGCCTTGTTGGAATGCCGTTTTGGCATCCGCCAGGGTTCGCTCATACTGGCCTTGTTTATCCCTCGAAACGATGGCGTTACTCAATTGCAGGGCCGCCTGGGGATTTTTCCATTGAAGTTGCAGCGCCTTTTGCACGGACACCATGGCCTTTGTATAATCAGTTTGCCCGAACTGTTTGTTTGCTTCGGCCAGACTGGTGTCGAAAGCGCTTTGTCGGCGCGTCATTTCCTCGATCTCCCCTTTGAATTTGGTCACGGCGGCGGTGTCCCGCCAGCGCAGCACACGCGCGCGCCCAAGCGTTCCCAGCGCCCGCTCAAAGTCATTGGCCTCATACTGGTTGCGCGCCTCGGCCATCAAGGCCGTGAACTTGCCTTTTTGCAGGGATTGATCCAGCCCATAACCCACCACCGCAAGCACCACGACCAAGGCCGTCATGCCGATGACGCGAAGCCGGGTTTTACGGAGATGCCGGGCGCAGGCTTCGGTTATCTGGGAAATCCGCTCTCGGCGTTCGGCCGGGACGGCGTCATCCCACTGGTCCGCCCCGGTCTGCTGGATGAGCGACTGGGTCGCCTGCCAGTGCTGGGCGGCAAACTCCCGCTGGATGATTTCTTCAATGGGCTGCGTCCAGGCCTCGCAGATGGGTGGCAGGGCGAGTTCCCATTGATTGCCAAAAGCGCGCAAATCAATTTTCAATTGGGCAAACTCTTCCGGCAAGCCACCCAGGTTTTGCGCCCCAAGCCGTTCCTGTATCCGCTGGCTGACCTGCGCCATCCAACGTTCCAAAACCTGCTCTTGCAGGTCCGTCACCGTCTCGGCCATCCCTTGGATTTCAGCGAGCTTGGCCGCCGCCGCCCGGTGGTGGCCTTGTTCGAGTAATTGGCGGGCGTGGCGCCTGGCCATCGCCACCTCGGCCTTCTGCCGCAGCGCTTGGCGGCTTAGCGATTGGCCGCCGACTACCCGCGTTGCCTCGTCTAATAAACGGATCGCCAGCTCCGG from Verrucomicrobiota bacterium encodes the following:
- a CDS encoding protein kinase gives rise to the protein MQHCLKCQAAIPANAKFCLECGTRVPARNAGQEDGTAPVPTPAASFLEKPSRPETPGQSFIEKSSLIAGGAEPVASGVAFGERYELLEEIGRGGFAVVHKARDKKLGRFVAIKRLHIGKSEGTHAKQTLERFAREAQAIAGLSHRNIVTVFDHEQDAEGGYVVMEYVGGGSLREHLRARHGKLPVDEAVELVKGVARGLAFAHRKNLVHRDIKPGNILLATEEGQLVPKIVDFGLARVGTDSDLSLTGYGMGTPWYMPPEQRRNAKTVNHTADIYALGKTLYELVTGEPPDNVDQEAIPEPWLARVILRCIKNNPEDRYFSAEDLIKDLDERTIVKPAGKSPAVADNENRCLSCGTINALDAKYCEGCGAGLMMPCPECGKEGPRRIKFCTSCGTDVQAFERLRSALEGMRRYFGEKKWARVEKEWELTRELKFQPRGEHGRTLVKAAAQLQQEAGAAESRKQELGKEVRKLADNGQYPEAMAKLEELREFATNLGETEERLRQQLPERWAQTIETKVHSLVNQGAFELAQQTCEEINQVPQIATERVHLMRQQVLDAWAGRHEFQARQLLAKGQFEAAQQQLEEIQKLAGKLAPAHQQLHGEILEAWARKIETEAFACVRKSDLQLAGAAGEEFRQILAAYFSRALGICDQLKQVPGLAATRHRKLCGDVESAWALRLEEYAAAALTETPRPGPRLSLYHAVGGHNPELAIRLLDEATRVVGGQSLSRQALRQKAEVAMARRHARQLLEQGHHRAAAAKLAEIQGMAETVTDLQEQVLERWMAQVSQRIQERLGAQNLGGLPEEFAQLKIDLRAFGNQWELALPPICEAWTQPIEEIIQREFAAQHWQATQSLIQQTGADQWDDAVPAERRERISQITEACARHLRKTRLRVIGMTALVVVLAVVGYGLDQSLQKGKFTALMAEARNQYEANDFERALGTLGRARVLRWRDTAAVTKFKGEIEEMTRRQSAFDTSLAEANKQFGQTDYTKAMVSVQKALQLQWKNPQAALQLSNAIVSRDKQGQYERTLADAKTAFQQGRYQAAMQRARAALVLGGETGADAKTVVANITSEWTAKFDAALADCRQALKAGQFNEARQALHRAETLQAPPGRDTGTLAQEIEWTEKQTTYSSAVKAAEAALAQGDYQAVGRHLQKASASGWTNQTVAEDLGRQTAAGVKQALEKALTAARLAAQSGQWAEALKQINVVIELQPDHAEAKNLKASFEKRALFASTLEKARLAAARKQWAEAYRLAETAAQMDVADPMAKALKGELDAASPFPRANRSWTNTLGMAFVPVPGTKVIGCIWETRVMDYRAYAGAMPGVDDSWRKVEFEGTLVSNGTNHPVTMVSWDDAKAFCRWLTEKETREGILEAGQEYRLPTDAEWSYAIGLGERERGATPKDKDGKLKDVYPWGTGWPPPYGAGNYADVSAKRKFSDWPIIKGYDDGFATTAPVGSFKTNQFGLYDLSGNVCEWCEDFFDGQSGFRVLRGGAWDSVVPNHLLSAARTPGTQSLRGANAGFRCVLVGSRP